The Methylomonas koyamae genome has a segment encoding these proteins:
- the proB gene encoding glutamate 5-kinase codes for MSRSDFCQAKRVVVKIGSSLLTDGGRGLNKPAIAGWVKQMAALRRRGVDVVLVSSGSVAEGMVRLKLKARPKTLHELQAAASVGQMGLVRRFEDEFQLHELLAAQVLLTHDDLSDRQRYLNARSTLLTLLQFGVVPVINENDAVATEEIRFGDNDTLGALVANLVEADLLIILTDQTGLFDANPSLNPDAKLISEISVNASLLDEVAGGSISGLGRGGMFTKVRAARLAARSGAATVIVSGKIDNVIPEVFDGAELGTYLIPNIAPLAARKQWLAGQLQLKGSVTLDDGAVKILKEAGKSLLAVGVKAVNGSFQRGDLVSCLDLQGNEIARGLINYGAEDAVKIAGKASSEFERLLGYADDAELIHRDNLVLV; via the coding sequence GTGAGCCGTTCTGATTTTTGCCAAGCCAAACGCGTTGTCGTCAAAATAGGCAGCTCCCTACTGACCGACGGCGGCCGCGGCCTGAATAAACCCGCCATCGCCGGCTGGGTCAAGCAAATGGCCGCACTGCGCCGGCGTGGCGTCGACGTGGTACTGGTTTCGTCAGGCTCCGTGGCCGAGGGCATGGTGCGATTAAAACTGAAAGCCCGGCCGAAAACGCTGCACGAACTGCAAGCCGCCGCCTCGGTCGGACAAATGGGCTTGGTGCGCCGCTTCGAAGACGAGTTCCAGCTCCACGAACTGCTTGCCGCCCAAGTGTTGCTGACCCACGATGACCTGTCCGACCGCCAGCGCTACCTGAACGCCCGCAGCACCTTGCTGACCCTGCTGCAATTCGGCGTGGTGCCGGTCATCAACGAGAACGACGCCGTCGCTACCGAAGAAATTCGCTTTGGGGATAACGACACGTTGGGCGCGCTGGTCGCTAACCTAGTCGAAGCCGACTTGTTGATCATCCTGACCGACCAGACCGGTTTGTTCGATGCGAATCCCAGCCTGAATCCGGACGCCAAACTGATTTCGGAAATCAGCGTCAATGCAAGCTTGCTCGACGAAGTCGCCGGCGGCAGCATCAGCGGTCTGGGCCGCGGCGGCATGTTTACCAAGGTTCGGGCGGCGCGCCTGGCGGCTCGCTCGGGTGCCGCCACCGTCATCGTTTCCGGCAAAATCGACAACGTGATTCCGGAAGTATTCGACGGCGCCGAGCTCGGCACCTACTTGATTCCGAACATCGCGCCGCTGGCGGCCCGCAAACAGTGGCTGGCCGGCCAGTTGCAACTCAAAGGCAGCGTCACCCTGGACGACGGCGCCGTCAAAATCCTGAAAGAAGCCGGCAAGAGCTTACTGGCAGTCGGCGTCAAGGCGGTAAACGGCAGTTTTCAACGCGGTGACCTGGTCTCCTGCCTGGACCTGCAGGGCAATGAAATCGCCCGCGGCTTGATCAATTACGGCGCCGAAGACGCTGTCAAAATCGCCGGCAAGGCCAGCAGCGAATTCGAAAGGCTGCTCGGCTACGCCGACGACGCCGAATTGATTCACCGCGACAATCTCGTGTTGGTCTAG
- the apbC gene encoding iron-sulfur cluster carrier protein ApbC — protein MASIDKAVVENLLKSFIDPNVETDLVSAKSVKKISVEGQDVSVVIELGYPAKSYLEELRKTLAQRLQALPGIGKIDVTVSVNIVSHSVQKTLKPLANVKNIIAVASGKGGVGKSTTSVNLALALAAEGANVGILDADIYGPSIPTMLGLSGKPDSEDGKMLKPKISFGIQTMSIGYLVDPDQPMIWRGPMVTGALQQLLTQTQWDSVDYLIIDLPPGTGDIQLTLAQQIPVSGAVVVTTPQDIALIDAQRGLGMFEKVNVPILGLVENMSMHICSNCGHEEAIFGQGGGVAMAAKNNVDLLGALPLDIHIREYADSGRPTVVADPDSRAAQIYKAIARKMAAKLAMRARDYSGRFPNIVIQNT, from the coding sequence ATGGCGAGCATTGACAAGGCGGTTGTCGAAAATTTATTGAAAAGTTTCATCGATCCGAATGTCGAAACCGACTTGGTTTCGGCCAAATCGGTCAAAAAGATCAGCGTAGAAGGACAAGACGTTAGCGTGGTGATCGAGTTGGGTTATCCGGCCAAAAGCTATCTGGAAGAACTGCGGAAGACGCTGGCTCAGCGCCTGCAAGCCCTGCCCGGCATCGGCAAGATCGATGTCACGGTCAGCGTCAACATCGTGTCCCATTCGGTACAAAAGACGCTGAAACCGCTCGCCAACGTAAAAAACATTATCGCCGTAGCGTCGGGCAAGGGCGGCGTCGGCAAGTCCACTACTTCGGTGAACTTGGCGCTGGCGTTGGCCGCCGAGGGTGCCAACGTCGGCATTCTCGACGCCGATATTTACGGACCGAGTATCCCGACCATGCTGGGCTTATCCGGCAAGCCGGACAGCGAGGACGGCAAGATGCTGAAGCCGAAGATTTCTTTCGGCATCCAGACCATGTCCATCGGTTATTTGGTCGATCCCGACCAGCCGATGATCTGGCGCGGACCGATGGTGACCGGCGCGCTACAGCAATTGCTGACGCAAACCCAATGGGATAGCGTCGATTATTTGATTATCGACCTGCCGCCGGGCACCGGCGATATTCAACTGACGCTGGCGCAGCAAATTCCGGTCAGCGGTGCTGTGGTCGTAACGACGCCGCAGGACATTGCGTTGATCGACGCCCAGCGCGGCTTGGGCATGTTCGAAAAGGTGAATGTGCCGATTTTGGGTTTGGTCGAGAACATGAGCATGCACATTTGCAGTAATTGCGGCCATGAAGAAGCGATTTTCGGCCAGGGCGGCGGCGTGGCGATGGCGGCGAAAAATAATGTCGATTTACTGGGAGCATTGCCGCTGGACATCCATATCCGCGAATACGCCGATAGCGGCCGGCCAACGGTAGTCGCCGATCCCGACAGCCGGGCGGCACAAATTTACAAGGCGATTGCTCGGAAAATGGCGGCCAAGCTGGCGATGCGCGCCAGGGACTACAGTGGCAGGTTTCCGAATATCGTCATTCAAAATACCTGA
- a CDS encoding L,D-transpeptidase family protein has translation MTQPAATPHRIASPKALAASALLLSQLLAGCQSLQIFQQPEPETIVWNSKAEDVAIHEFSLSPGQNMVGELASITSAENDTLSDIGRHYGLGFNDIANANAGVDPWTLTVGQNVLLPLSFILPDAPRKGIVLNLANMRMFYYPKNAANSVLTYPVGIGRQGWHTPLGQTQIVAKKANPDWTVPASIQREHQAQGTPLPKVVRSGPDNPLGDYAMPLGFSGYLIHGTNKPYGIGMQVSHGCVQLYPEDIETLFGKVDIGTPVNIVHQPYLAAWRDDMLYLEAHPPLDKWDKQKKQLQKDIRKKLQQLAVAKGAEVDWGKTDRILQRADGIATPVLAGSPDLAELKANAISLARPEQLYGQPIPSELSDSDWAILAAIFDNETDAQKLAAMLNHQGPPIPARKVAKDGNYQVVVGPLKNRKEVKSVAQRIKQNFDMDVTTLAPRQPAKN, from the coding sequence ATGACTCAACCCGCCGCCACGCCACACCGCATCGCATCGCCTAAAGCGTTAGCCGCCTCGGCGCTGCTATTGAGCCAATTGCTGGCCGGTTGCCAAAGCTTGCAGATATTCCAGCAGCCCGAGCCGGAGACTATCGTCTGGAACAGCAAAGCCGAAGACGTAGCGATACACGAATTCAGCCTGAGCCCCGGCCAAAACATGGTCGGTGAGCTGGCCAGCATCACCAGCGCCGAAAACGACACGCTGTCTGACATCGGCCGCCACTACGGCCTGGGCTTCAACGACATCGCCAATGCCAATGCCGGTGTCGACCCTTGGACCTTAACCGTCGGCCAAAACGTATTGCTGCCGCTTAGCTTTATCCTGCCGGACGCCCCGCGCAAAGGCATCGTGCTGAACTTGGCCAATATGCGCATGTTTTATTACCCGAAAAACGCCGCCAACAGCGTTTTGACCTATCCGGTCGGCATCGGCCGCCAAGGCTGGCATACGCCGCTGGGGCAAACTCAGATCGTCGCCAAGAAAGCCAATCCCGATTGGACCGTGCCGGCATCGATCCAACGCGAGCACCAGGCGCAGGGCACCCCGTTACCCAAAGTAGTTCGTTCCGGGCCGGATAATCCGCTAGGCGATTACGCCATGCCGCTGGGCTTCAGCGGTTACCTGATTCATGGCACCAACAAGCCCTACGGCATCGGCATGCAGGTCAGCCACGGCTGCGTGCAACTTTATCCGGAAGACATCGAAACCCTGTTCGGCAAAGTCGACATCGGCACCCCGGTCAATATCGTTCACCAACCTTATCTGGCTGCCTGGCGCGACGACATGCTCTATCTGGAGGCGCATCCGCCGCTGGATAAATGGGATAAGCAAAAAAAGCAGTTGCAAAAAGACATTCGCAAGAAATTGCAACAACTGGCCGTGGCCAAAGGTGCCGAGGTGGATTGGGGCAAGACCGACCGCATCCTGCAACGGGCCGACGGTATTGCTACCCCGGTACTGGCCGGTAGCCCGGACCTGGCGGAACTGAAAGCCAATGCGATTTCGCTGGCCCGTCCCGAGCAGCTATACGGCCAACCGATCCCGTCGGAACTGAGCGATAGCGATTGGGCCATTCTGGCGGCCATATTCGATAACGAAACCGACGCGCAGAAACTGGCGGCCATGTTGAACCACCAAGGCCCGCCGATCCCGGCCCGCAAAGTCGCCAAAGACGGCAATTATCAAGTCGTGGTGGGACCGCTGAAGAACAGGAAAGAGGTGAAAAGCGTCGCGCAACGCATCAAACAGAATTTCGATATGGACGTTACCACGCTAGCGCCGCGACAGCCGGCGAAAAACTGA
- a CDS encoding PilZ domain-containing protein, with translation MFATENRAYRKSLASHGLLYLGLAEHEIVVVNLSITGLLALLKVNPSLAGIKDIFRALQVSPLIDFYLPDMNLAGEAEVVRAESVDAGFQIAVEFRNLSYDVDNLLYSRRAYRKNISAAGHIVFNDTDYAFNTENVSIDGIMIRMLGRIAVEEGTVASFDFHQLGVEGEAKVVWVEYDEISTLMGLQYLHLRRGEIVGVPKFTQPILKLA, from the coding sequence ATGTTCGCTACCGAAAATCGCGCCTACCGAAAAAGCCTCGCCAGCCACGGACTTTTGTACCTAGGCTTGGCGGAGCATGAAATCGTCGTTGTGAATCTGTCGATAACCGGTCTGTTGGCGCTGTTAAAGGTTAACCCGTCGTTGGCCGGCATCAAGGACATTTTTCGCGCCTTGCAAGTTTCGCCTCTGATCGACTTTTATCTGCCCGACATGAATCTGGCAGGCGAAGCCGAAGTGGTCAGGGCAGAGTCGGTCGACGCCGGCTTTCAGATTGCCGTGGAATTCCGTAACCTGTCTTACGATGTCGACAATTTGCTCTACAGCCGCCGCGCCTACCGGAAAAACATTTCCGCCGCCGGCCATATCGTGTTCAACGATACCGATTATGCGTTCAATACCGAGAACGTGTCGATAGACGGCATCATGATCCGCATGCTGGGCAGAATAGCCGTCGAGGAAGGTACGGTTGCGAGTTTCGATTTTCATCAACTCGGCGTAGAGGGCGAAGCCAAAGTGGTGTGGGTCGAATACGACGAGATTTCGACGCTGATGGGTTTGCAATATTTGCATTTGCGTCGCGGCGAAATCGTCGGCGTACCGAAATTCACACAACCAATTCTGAAATTGGCGTAA
- a CDS encoding transglycosylase SLT domain-containing protein, which yields MLNRFFCLASLAALSACASLPPKNPENICQIFREKEDWYQATLSSARRWGVPIAVQMAIIRQESSFVADAQPPRPLILGFIPWFRSSSAYGYPQAKDETWADYQKQAGNWWADREDFADSCDFVAWYCATSNRKLGIPTSDAQKLYLTYHEGLGGFQRSSYLSKQWLMNTAQKVHQRAVRYDAQLAGCRQELEAKN from the coding sequence ATGTTAAACAGATTTTTTTGTCTGGCAAGCTTAGCCGCTTTGTCGGCCTGCGCAAGCCTACCGCCGAAAAACCCCGAAAACATCTGCCAAATCTTCCGCGAGAAAGAAGACTGGTACCAAGCTACGCTCAGCTCCGCCCGCCGTTGGGGCGTACCGATCGCGGTGCAAATGGCGATTATCCGGCAGGAATCCAGCTTCGTCGCCGATGCTCAGCCGCCGCGGCCGCTGATTTTAGGATTTATTCCCTGGTTCCGCTCCAGCAGCGCTTACGGCTATCCGCAAGCCAAGGACGAAACCTGGGCCGACTACCAAAAGCAAGCCGGCAACTGGTGGGCAGACCGCGAAGACTTTGCCGACAGTTGCGACTTCGTGGCCTGGTACTGCGCCACCAGCAACCGCAAACTCGGCATCCCGACCTCGGACGCGCAAAAGCTTTACTTGACCTACCACGAAGGCTTGGGCGGCTTCCAGCGCAGCAGCTACCTGTCGAAACAGTGGCTGATGAATACTGCGCAAAAAGTGCACCAACGCGCGGTGCGTTACGACGCGCAATTGGCCGGCTGCCGGCAAGAGCTGGAAGCCAAAAACTGA
- a CDS encoding FKBP-type peptidyl-prolyl cis-trans isomerase, which yields MKSMKQRVIATLIAFITGFVMFSLANANTPAENKAAGEKYLADNAKNAGVTTTASGLQYQVFTEGTGASPKASDNVTVHYKGTTIDGKEFDSSYSRGAPATFPLNRVIPGWTEGVQLMKEGAKYRFFIPSNLAYGERGAGRDIGPNAALIFDVELIKVN from the coding sequence ATGAAGTCTATGAAACAACGAGTTATCGCCACATTAATCGCATTTATCACAGGATTCGTTATGTTCTCACTGGCCAACGCCAACACCCCCGCCGAAAACAAAGCCGCCGGCGAAAAATACCTGGCCGACAACGCCAAAAACGCCGGCGTAACCACCACCGCCAGCGGCCTGCAATACCAAGTATTCACCGAAGGCACCGGCGCATCGCCCAAAGCCAGCGACAACGTCACCGTCCATTACAAAGGCACTACCATCGACGGCAAAGAATTCGACAGCTCCTACAGCCGCGGCGCACCGGCCACCTTCCCGCTGAACAGAGTCATCCCCGGCTGGACCGAAGGTGTCCAGTTAATGAAAGAAGGCGCCAAATACCGCTTCTTCATTCCTTCCAACCTGGCCTACGGCGAACGCGGCGCCGGCCGCGACATCGGTCCCAACGCGGCGCTGATTTTTGATGTGGAACTGATTAAAGTTAACTAA
- a CDS encoding glycosyltransferase WbuB translates to MKILLYGINYAPELTGIGKYSGEMCEWLAANGHEVRVVCAPPYYPEWQVGAGYNGGQYRAEHRNGVNVWRCPLFVPKQPSTLSRLLHLMSFAATSLPVVFRQWFWKPDVVICIEPTFFCVPTALLFCKLRGTKSMLHIQDYELDAMLGLGMGKAGVIAGFAKAVERWFMRGFDIVSSISYSMLRNAESKTSQPEKLFYFPNWVDTHFLKPGVDADLFRQRWDIPDTTRVVLYSGNMGKKQGLEIVLQAAKALESREDVLFLMVGAGAAETDLKQQAQQLQLANLRFYPLQKYEELPALMALADIHLVIQKKGAADAVLPSKLSTILAVGGQAVITAEDETELGLLCQKYQGIARCIEPEDSDVLADALKQMLESKLDRYNPVAHQFALDNLEKVPVLSRLVERLATSMA, encoded by the coding sequence ATGAAAATTCTCCTATACGGTATTAATTATGCACCGGAGTTAACCGGCATCGGTAAATATTCCGGCGAAATGTGCGAATGGTTGGCGGCAAATGGGCACGAGGTTCGAGTTGTTTGTGCGCCGCCCTATTATCCCGAATGGCAGGTTGGCGCCGGCTATAACGGTGGGCAATATCGGGCAGAACATCGCAATGGCGTTAATGTCTGGCGTTGTCCTCTTTTCGTTCCGAAGCAACCGTCAACTCTGAGTCGGTTGCTGCATTTGATGAGTTTTGCCGCCACCAGTCTGCCGGTCGTATTCAGGCAATGGTTCTGGAAGCCGGATGTGGTTATTTGTATAGAGCCGACCTTTTTTTGCGTACCGACAGCATTGTTATTTTGCAAATTGCGCGGCACTAAATCGATGCTGCATATTCAGGATTATGAACTGGATGCGATGCTGGGATTAGGGATGGGGAAAGCGGGCGTTATCGCCGGTTTTGCCAAAGCGGTGGAGCGTTGGTTTATGCGCGGGTTTGACATCGTTTCCAGTATTTCCTACAGCATGTTGCGCAATGCCGAGTCAAAAACCTCGCAGCCGGAGAAATTATTTTATTTTCCCAATTGGGTGGATACCCATTTTCTGAAACCGGGTGTCGATGCCGATTTATTTAGGCAGCGCTGGGACATTCCCGATACGACGCGCGTTGTTTTGTATTCTGGGAATATGGGTAAGAAACAAGGATTGGAAATTGTGTTGCAGGCCGCTAAAGCATTGGAAAGCCGTGAGGATGTGTTGTTCTTAATGGTCGGTGCCGGCGCGGCCGAAACCGATTTAAAGCAACAGGCTCAGCAATTGCAGTTAGCCAACTTACGGTTCTATCCCTTGCAAAAATACGAGGAATTGCCGGCGTTAATGGCGCTGGCGGATATTCATTTGGTTATTCAAAAAAAGGGGGCGGCCGACGCGGTGTTGCCTTCCAAACTCAGTACGATTTTAGCGGTCGGCGGCCAAGCGGTCATTACCGCCGAGGATGAGACTGAATTAGGCTTGCTGTGTCAAAAATATCAGGGTATTGCACGTTGCATCGAGCCGGAGGATAGCGATGTGCTGGCTGACGCGCTGAAGCAAATGCTAGAAAGTAAGTTGGACCGCTACAATCCGGTCGCACATCAATTTGCTTTGGATAACCTGGAAAAAGTACCGGTGCTTAGTCGGCTAGTCGAGCGGTTGGCTACGTCAATGGCGTAG
- a CDS encoding glycosyltransferase family 2 protein, with translation MHGLTVIILTYNEQLHIERCIKSLPPIVRDIFVVDSYSTDKTIEIAESLGCKVLQNTFVNQSVQFQWALDNCPIQTDWIMRMDADEYLLPDLADEISTRLPNLAEGINGIFLKRRHYFLGRWIRHGDRYPLILLRIWKTGQAHIENRWMDEHIVLDSGKSVIFEYDFVDDNLNTVEWFIAKHNRYASREMIEVLNNKYQLFGHDDSIQESQTGQAKVKRIIKEKLYNRLPIFVRPVLYFLYRYFLRLGFLDGKEGFAYHFMQGLWYRCLVDLKCLEAEQLIKDADSRQEKIARLEKLTGLKLGN, from the coding sequence ATGCATGGCTTAACCGTTATCATACTTACCTATAACGAGCAATTGCATATAGAGCGGTGCATTAAAAGCTTGCCGCCAATTGTCCGAGATATTTTTGTGGTGGATTCTTATTCTACCGATAAAACAATAGAAATCGCGGAGTCTTTGGGTTGTAAAGTACTTCAGAATACATTTGTAAATCAGTCTGTTCAATTTCAGTGGGCTTTGGATAACTGTCCAATTCAGACAGATTGGATTATGCGCATGGATGCCGATGAATATCTGTTACCTGACTTGGCCGATGAAATTAGCACGCGGCTACCTAATCTTGCTGAAGGTATAAATGGGATATTTTTAAAGCGTCGGCATTATTTTTTAGGCCGATGGATAAGGCATGGCGACCGGTATCCGTTGATATTACTTCGCATCTGGAAAACCGGACAAGCGCATATTGAAAATCGCTGGATGGACGAGCATATTGTGCTGGACTCCGGCAAGTCGGTTATATTCGAATACGATTTCGTTGACGATAATCTCAATACTGTCGAATGGTTTATAGCTAAGCACAACCGGTACGCTAGCCGCGAGATGATTGAAGTTCTTAATAATAAATATCAATTATTTGGACACGACGATTCTATTCAAGAGTCTCAAACCGGTCAGGCTAAAGTTAAAAGAATTATCAAGGAAAAGCTGTACAACCGTTTACCGATATTTGTTAGACCGGTGCTGTATTTCTTATATAGATACTTTTTAAGATTGGGATTTTTAGACGGAAAAGAGGGCTTTGCTTATCATTTTATGCAAGGTTTGTGGTATCGCTGTTTGGTGGATTTAAAGTGCCTAGAGGCGGAGCAGCTAATCAAAGACGCCGATTCCAGGCAAGAGAAAATTGCCCGACTTGAGAAATTGACCGGATTGAAGCTCGGCAATTAA
- a CDS encoding nitroreductase family protein, with protein sequence MSIKELLNVLLIPVEYSFDFLRALRWSKSSPSCPRNKQLHYDILLLAHTVEKGLSISEPRIKFGREKITKLLDCLDKYDHNWGVFPLEKSYGCLEAYIKWHESKDVDLGDFGVRIKDFIARCQGLNITPKGGTKSISNSSVVENVQAEMFLKSRFSCRRYLPLKVDDRLLSRVIEIAQRTPSQCNRQSGRIHYYSNPEDISKLLRLQGGAEGFRESVHNLFVISSEISAWSGFKARSQAYVDGALLAMQVLNACQALGLGACPLNLAVSNKRELAICKAGNISTGERLIVMIAFGFPEPVDLVVARSERMPVSDLLIKH encoded by the coding sequence ATGTCGATAAAGGAACTGCTAAACGTATTGTTAATTCCTGTAGAGTACTCGTTTGATTTTTTAAGAGCACTACGCTGGAGTAAATCTTCTCCTTCGTGCCCTAGAAATAAACAATTGCACTACGACATTTTGTTACTCGCTCATACTGTTGAAAAAGGTTTGAGTATATCTGAGCCCAGAATAAAGTTCGGCAGAGAAAAGATAACAAAGTTATTGGACTGCCTTGATAAATATGATCATAACTGGGGTGTTTTTCCGCTCGAAAAAAGTTACGGTTGCTTGGAAGCTTATATCAAATGGCATGAAAGCAAAGACGTCGACTTAGGAGATTTTGGCGTCAGAATAAAGGATTTTATCGCTAGATGTCAGGGTTTAAATATTACCCCAAAAGGCGGTACTAAAAGTATTTCTAATTCGTCCGTAGTCGAGAACGTTCAGGCCGAGATGTTTTTGAAATCTAGGTTTAGTTGTCGGAGATATCTGCCGTTGAAGGTGGACGACCGACTTCTCAGCCGAGTGATTGAAATTGCACAAAGAACTCCTTCCCAATGTAATAGGCAGTCCGGTCGTATACATTATTATTCGAATCCCGAGGATATTTCCAAGTTACTTCGTTTACAGGGAGGGGCGGAGGGCTTCAGGGAGTCGGTTCATAATTTATTCGTCATTTCTTCGGAAATTAGCGCATGGAGCGGTTTCAAAGCTAGGAGCCAGGCATATGTTGACGGTGCATTATTGGCCATGCAAGTGTTGAACGCCTGTCAGGCACTGGGACTCGGCGCTTGTCCTTTAAATCTTGCGGTATCGAATAAGAGGGAGCTCGCGATTTGCAAAGCAGGCAATATATCCACTGGGGAGCGATTGATAGTCATGATTGCTTTTGGTTTTCCTGAGCCGGTCGATCTGGTTGTAGCTCGATCGGAGCGGATGCCTGTCAGCGATTTGCTGATTAAGCATTAG
- a CDS encoding polysaccharide pyruvyl transferase family protein: MIMKVGILTYHFSDNYGALFQAYALRRWFLNQGCEADFINYHPDHIEAGGSIQFDHFFSKKNIKVIYLKLTKLKSQWFGNKKMQDNFVNFRRDFLGISGPEYKTLTELENAGLGYDLLVCGSDQIWNPSEHFGIDPVYFLDFATASKTTRRISYAPSFGRNEIDPKYKEGLAALIGKLDSVSVREQSGVAIIKDLINKEVPSVPDPTILLSDYSDVMAEYPLSPGKYVFCYGLRSRAVIGDVAEAVAGHFDAKLYSPYNAHRRWKEIGETVYPCPRQWLFLMHNAEFVVTNSFHGTALSILLNKPFVVVGLQEGKASFNARALNLLNLVGLSDRFLEKHDSSKLDSLLLNPINWDEVNARVAELRAVGSNYLSAELSFAH, translated from the coding sequence ATGATTATGAAGGTTGGTATTTTGACATATCATTTTAGTGATAATTATGGGGCATTGTTTCAGGCTTATGCTCTTCGTCGTTGGTTTTTGAATCAAGGATGCGAAGCGGATTTTATTAATTACCACCCTGATCATATTGAAGCGGGCGGCTCAATACAGTTTGATCATTTTTTTTCAAAGAAGAATATCAAAGTCATTTATCTCAAACTGACAAAGCTTAAAAGCCAGTGGTTTGGAAACAAGAAGATGCAAGACAATTTTGTCAATTTTCGACGGGACTTTTTGGGCATATCCGGCCCGGAATATAAAACGTTGACGGAATTGGAAAATGCCGGTCTTGGGTATGATTTACTGGTTTGCGGTAGCGATCAAATATGGAATCCCTCTGAGCATTTTGGCATCGATCCGGTTTATTTTTTGGACTTCGCTACAGCGAGTAAAACTACGCGCCGCATTTCGTATGCGCCTAGTTTCGGCAGAAACGAAATTGATCCTAAATACAAAGAGGGATTGGCAGCGCTAATCGGTAAATTAGATAGCGTCTCGGTGCGCGAGCAATCCGGGGTTGCCATTATTAAGGATTTGATTAATAAGGAGGTACCTAGTGTTCCCGATCCGACCATATTGCTATCGGACTATTCCGATGTTATGGCGGAATATCCTCTGAGTCCCGGAAAATATGTTTTCTGCTACGGCTTACGGTCCCGCGCGGTTATCGGCGATGTTGCGGAAGCCGTTGCGGGACATTTCGACGCCAAACTCTATTCTCCTTATAACGCGCATCGCCGCTGGAAGGAAATCGGAGAAACGGTTTATCCTTGTCCCCGGCAATGGTTATTTCTTATGCACAATGCCGAGTTTGTTGTCACGAATTCGTTTCACGGTACCGCATTAAGTATTTTACTCAATAAGCCGTTTGTTGTGGTTGGGCTTCAAGAAGGCAAGGCTAGTTTCAATGCTAGAGCGCTGAATCTTTTAAACCTGGTCGGCCTATCTGATCGCTTTTTGGAAAAGCACGACTCATCTAAATTGGATAGTTTATTACTGAACCCGATAAATTGGGATGAAGTAAACGCTCGAGTAGCAGAGCTCCGCGCTGTAGGAAGTAATTATTTATCGGCAGAATTGTCTTTTGCGCACTAA
- a CDS encoding glycosyltransferase, which produces MKILHVISSVNPESGGPIEAVRQLSDAMVRQGHGVEIVSLDLPSASYLADFPFTVYPLGPKLGIYGYCKNLKPWLKANVSDYDAVIIHGLWQYHSFAAHSVLNQLRKPYYLFSHGMLDPWFKRQYPLKHLKKYLYWLWGEYPVIRDAKKVLFTCEEEKVLARQSFRPYKANEQVVNFGTAGHTGDLAEQRALFLNRFPRLENKKFLLYLSRIHPKKGLDMLIESYASSHRENPAFELVIAGPDQIGWQKSLEQQAVELGVADNITWTGMLSGDLKWGAYAAADAFILPSHQENFGIVVAESLSCGLPVLISNKVNIWYEIDQDGAGLVADDTLSGCNQLLAGWSSMAESDKAALRANARRCFMERFEINKAANSLLDVLSG; this is translated from the coding sequence GTGAAGATTCTTCATGTTATCAGCTCGGTGAACCCAGAAAGCGGCGGACCTATAGAAGCCGTAAGGCAGCTTTCGGATGCGATGGTTAGACAAGGGCACGGTGTCGAAATTGTAAGCTTGGATTTACCGTCTGCTTCCTATTTAGCTGATTTTCCTTTTACCGTTTACCCACTGGGGCCAAAATTAGGGATTTATGGCTACTGCAAAAATCTTAAGCCTTGGTTGAAAGCCAACGTTTCGGATTACGACGCGGTAATTATTCACGGCCTCTGGCAATACCATAGCTTTGCTGCACACAGCGTTCTAAACCAATTGCGTAAGCCTTATTATCTATTTTCTCACGGCATGTTGGACCCTTGGTTTAAGCGCCAGTATCCGTTAAAGCATTTAAAAAAATATTTGTATTGGCTCTGGGGCGAGTATCCGGTCATTCGCGATGCGAAAAAAGTTTTGTTTACCTGTGAAGAGGAAAAGGTCTTAGCGAGACAGTCGTTTCGGCCCTATAAGGCAAATGAGCAGGTAGTTAATTTTGGTACCGCGGGTCATACAGGGGATTTAGCCGAGCAGCGCGCATTGTTTTTAAATCGATTTCCGCGGCTTGAAAACAAAAAATTCTTGTTGTATCTGAGCCGTATTCATCCCAAAAAAGGGTTGGATATGCTGATTGAATCTTACGCATCGAGTCACCGAGAAAATCCCGCGTTCGAGTTGGTCATCGCCGGTCCGGACCAAATCGGTTGGCAGAAATCGCTGGAACAGCAGGCGGTAGAATTGGGAGTTGCGGATAATATTACTTGGACCGGGATGTTAAGTGGCGATCTGAAATGGGGAGCTTACGCGGCCGCTGACGCATTTATATTGCCTTCGCACCAGGAAAATTTCGGCATAGTGGTGGCCGAGTCGCTCTCTTGCGGGCTGCCGGTCTTAATTAGTAACAAAGTCAATATTTGGTACGAGATCGATCAAGATGGGGCCGGCCTTGTTGCCGACGACACTTTGTCCGGTTGCAATCAGTTACTGGCAGGTTGGTCGTCAATGGCCGAATCCGATAAAGCAGCGCTGCGAGCCAATGCTAGGCGTTGCTTTATGGAACGCTTTGAAATCAATAAAGCCGCCAACAGTTTATTGGATGTTTTATCCGGCTAG